A genomic segment from Parolsenella catena encodes:
- a CDS encoding YtxH domain-containing protein: protein MSKGAAGFVLGSVFGAAVGAVAGIMLAPRSGAESRAMAADAMNDAWDAAADAYEKGGSVVNDRLSGLRPTVDATTDELRAKIDLARERMDQLRSTLSDNVAAAADTVTNTVTAVADKVGAAVPQAPATEAVDVHVEESSEDAEA, encoded by the coding sequence ATGAGCAAGGGTGCAGCTGGATTTGTCCTGGGAAGCGTCTTTGGTGCGGCCGTGGGTGCCGTCGCCGGCATCATGCTGGCCCCCCGCTCCGGCGCGGAGAGCCGCGCCATGGCTGCCGACGCCATGAATGACGCCTGGGACGCCGCGGCGGACGCCTACGAGAAGGGCGGCAGCGTCGTCAACGATCGCCTCAGCGGCCTTCGTCCCACGGTCGACGCCACGACCGACGAGCTGCGCGCCAAGATCGACCTCGCCCGCGAGCGCATGGACCAGCTCCGCAGCACGCTGTCAGACAACGTCGCCGCTGCCGCGGACACCGTGACGAACACCGTCACCGCCGTGGCCGACAAGGTTGGCGCCGCCGTTCCGCAGGCGCCTGCCACCGAGGCCGTTGACGTCCACGTGGAGGAGAGCTCCGAGGACGCTGAGGCCTAG
- the deoC gene encoding deoxyribose-phosphate aldolase — protein MARWTLDELSRLIDHTNIHADATEEDLAKLCDEAKEYHFKMVAINQVPVKFCSERLAGTDIDTGAAISFPLGQTSIASKVFETKDALANGANEIDYVVNLTQVKAGNWDYVEDEMTQIVAACQEAREATGLPIPCKVILETCLLTDEEKVKICEIATRVKPTFVKTSTGCSTGGATVEDVKLMKATVGDAVQVKASGGIRDADTFLDMVRAGATRIGCSAGIPIINEIRRRFEEQGVDSIEL, from the coding sequence ATGGCACGCTGGACCCTCGACGAGCTCTCTCGCCTCATCGACCACACGAACATCCACGCCGACGCAACGGAGGAGGACCTCGCCAAGCTCTGCGACGAGGCCAAGGAGTATCACTTCAAGATGGTCGCCATCAACCAGGTGCCCGTGAAGTTCTGCTCCGAGCGCCTTGCCGGCACCGACATCGACACCGGCGCCGCCATCAGCTTCCCGCTGGGCCAGACGTCCATCGCCTCCAAGGTTTTCGAGACCAAGGACGCGCTCGCCAACGGCGCCAACGAGATCGACTACGTCGTGAACCTCACGCAGGTCAAGGCTGGCAACTGGGACTACGTCGAGGACGAGATGACCCAGATCGTGGCCGCTTGCCAGGAGGCCCGCGAGGCCACGGGGCTGCCCATCCCCTGCAAGGTCATCCTCGAGACCTGCCTGCTCACCGATGAGGAGAAGGTCAAGATCTGCGAGATTGCCACGCGCGTGAAGCCCACGTTCGTCAAGACGTCCACGGGCTGCTCCACCGGCGGCGCCACCGTCGAGGACGTCAAGCTCATGAAGGCCACCGTGGGCGACGCCGTGCAGGTCAAGGCCTCCGGCGGCATCCGTGACGCCGACACGTTCCTTGACATGGTGCGCGCTGGCGCCACGCGCATCGGCTGCTCGGCAGGCATCCCCATCATCAACGAGATTCGCCGCCGCTTCGAGGAGCAGGGCGTCGACTCCATCGAGCTGTAG
- a CDS encoding hemolysin family protein, whose protein sequence is MGVALSIILTLVLTIANGYFSMSESALVAAKRAVLEHDADEGDKRAKVALELSGDSGQFLAAIQVAITLVGFFSAMVASTTLSDPLADWLISLGAPAGICTAVAPIVITVIVSYVSIVAGELVPKRIALANAESVAKSVSPFLRGFSRAVAPLVWLTSKSADGLSRLLGIKSADDRQEVSEEEIRYMVTDADELSDKEKSMIHEIFDLGDAIAREVMVPRVDLTAVEDTETLGSVLALMRRTGYSRIPVFHEDVDRIVGVAHIKDLLGPIVDKGEADRPIRDYVRDPVFVPDTKDIIPLLSEMQQRHDQMAIVVDEYGGTAGVITIEDIVEEVVGEIEDEFDPDNKYLTRLSEREWLVDGRFSIDDARDLGWPIEDSEEYETVAGFILELADSVPSPGDAFEVEGYTFRVQSMRGRRIALLRVTAPAPAPEAQDEDAVGRR, encoded by the coding sequence ATGGGAGTAGCGCTCAGCATCATCCTCACGCTCGTTCTCACCATCGCCAACGGCTACTTCTCGATGTCGGAGTCCGCGCTCGTCGCGGCGAAGCGCGCCGTCCTCGAGCATGACGCAGACGAGGGCGACAAGCGCGCCAAGGTGGCGCTCGAGCTCTCCGGGGACTCCGGCCAGTTCCTCGCTGCCATCCAGGTGGCCATCACGCTCGTGGGCTTCTTCTCGGCCATGGTGGCCTCCACCACGCTCTCCGACCCGCTTGCCGATTGGCTCATCTCGCTGGGCGCTCCGGCTGGCATCTGCACCGCGGTCGCACCCATCGTCATCACGGTCATCGTCTCCTATGTCTCCATCGTGGCCGGCGAGCTCGTTCCCAAGCGCATCGCGCTGGCCAACGCCGAGTCCGTGGCAAAGTCGGTCTCGCCATTCCTGCGCGGCTTCTCCCGCGCGGTGGCCCCGCTCGTGTGGCTCACATCAAAGTCTGCCGACGGCCTGAGCCGACTTCTCGGCATCAAGTCCGCCGACGACCGCCAGGAGGTCTCCGAGGAGGAGATCCGCTACATGGTGACGGACGCGGACGAGCTCTCCGACAAGGAGAAGTCGATGATTCACGAGATCTTCGACCTGGGAGACGCCATCGCCCGCGAGGTCATGGTGCCGCGCGTCGACCTCACGGCCGTCGAGGACACCGAGACCCTGGGCAGCGTCCTTGCGCTCATGCGCCGCACGGGCTACTCGCGCATCCCGGTGTTTCACGAGGATGTCGACCGCATCGTGGGAGTGGCCCACATCAAGGACCTCCTTGGCCCCATCGTCGACAAGGGCGAGGCGGACCGGCCCATCCGCGACTACGTGCGCGACCCGGTGTTCGTGCCCGACACAAAGGACATCATCCCGTTGCTGTCCGAGATGCAGCAGCGCCATGACCAGATGGCCATCGTCGTGGACGAGTACGGCGGCACGGCCGGCGTCATCACGATCGAGGACATCGTCGAGGAGGTCGTGGGAGAGATCGAGGACGAGTTCGACCCCGACAACAAGTACCTCACGCGCCTGTCTGAGCGCGAGTGGCTCGTTGACGGCCGCTTCTCCATCGATGATGCCCGCGACCTTGGCTGGCCCATCGAGGACTCCGAGGAGTACGAGACGGTCGCTGGCTTCATTCTCGAGCTTGCCGACTCGGTACCCAGCCCCGGCGACGCGTTCGAGGTCGAGGGCTACACGTTTCGTGTGCAGTCCATGCGTGGCCGCCGCATCGCGCTGCTGCGCGTCACCGCGCCGGCGCCGGCGCCCGAGGCCCAAGACGAGGATGCCGTCGGGCGGCGCTAG
- a CDS encoding cyanophycin synthetase family protein produces MAQLIDIRRVAVAPKHFTARVTIANGGPLMTDEDLVGTTHVYNLLPQITEHACLGDSGETFRDVMGSTEVAHLLEHVTIELMAQTGLGGDVSCGRTWEVTGEPRTYDVQLACPDDVLVASALSSAAWILQWAYSGGADPKPDVAAIVSGIRELVENAEQIAEREAAEDAAAADAREEDADEPADATVGEQVEEPQTDAVPGEGEA; encoded by the coding sequence ATGGCTCAGCTCATCGACATCCGCCGCGTCGCCGTGGCGCCCAAGCACTTCACCGCCCGCGTCACCATCGCAAACGGTGGCCCCCTCATGACCGACGAGGACCTCGTCGGCACCACCCACGTCTACAACCTGCTGCCCCAGATCACGGAGCATGCCTGCCTGGGAGACTCCGGCGAGACGTTTCGCGACGTCATGGGCTCCACGGAGGTGGCGCACCTGCTCGAGCATGTGACGATCGAGCTCATGGCCCAGACGGGCCTGGGTGGCGACGTCTCCTGTGGGCGCACGTGGGAGGTCACGGGCGAGCCGCGCACCTATGACGTGCAGCTTGCCTGCCCCGATGACGTCCTTGTTGCCTCGGCCCTCTCGAGTGCGGCCTGGATCTTGCAGTGGGCCTACTCGGGCGGTGCCGACCCCAAGCCCGACGTTGCGGCCATCGTCTCGGGCATCCGCGAGCTCGTGGAGAACGCCGAGCAGATTGCCGAGCGCGAGGCCGCCGAGGACGCCGCTGCCGCCGACGCCCGCGAGGAGGACGCCGACGAGCCTGCCGACGCCACTGTCGGCGAGCAGGTGGAGGAGCCGCAGACGGATGCCGTTCCCGGAGAGGGCGAGGCATAG